A stretch of Vibrio maritimus DNA encodes these proteins:
- the pnp gene encoding polyribonucleotide nucleotidyltransferase, whose amino-acid sequence MFEKPVVKSFQYGNHTVTLETGVIARQATAAVMVTMDDTAVFVSVVGKKEAVEGQDFFPLTVNYQERTYAAGKIPGGFFKREGRPSEGETLTARLIDRPIRPLFPDAFKNEVQVIATVVSVNPNVQPDIPTMIGTSAALAISGIPFNGPIGAARVGHIDGQLVLNPSNTELETSKLDLVVAGTESAVLMVESEADNLTEEEMLSAVVFGHDQQQTVITAINEFAAEVATPAWDWVAPEENTALNERIAELAEAKLVEAYQITEKMARYDRIHAIAAEVNDVLLAEDPEANTKEIHTIFHDLEKTVVRRSIIAGNPRIDGREKDMVRALDVRTGVLPRTHGSSLFTRGETQALVTATLGTQRDAQIIDELTGERKDHFLLHYNFPPYCVGETGFVGSPKRREIGHGKLAKRGIAAVMPSVEEFPYTVRVVSEITESNGSSSMASVCGTSLALMDAGVPIKSSVAGIAMGLVKEGDDFVVLSDILGDEDHLGDMDFKVAGTNTGITALQMDIKIEGITKEIMQIALNQAQGARKHILSVMDEAISGAREEISEFAPRIHTMKISADKIKDVIGKGGAVIRQLTEETGTTIEIEDDGTIKIAATDGDQAKDAIARIEAITAEVEVGKIYTGKVARLADFGAFVTVLPGKDGLVHISQIAQERVEKVTDYLKEGQEVQVKVLEIDRQGRVRLSMKEAVEQPAEAANEKAAPDAE is encoded by the coding sequence ATGTTCGAAAAACCAGTTGTTAAGTCGTTCCAATACGGCAACCACACTGTGACGCTAGAAACAGGCGTTATCGCACGTCAAGCTACTGCAGCTGTAATGGTAACAATGGACGATACAGCAGTATTCGTATCTGTTGTTGGTAAAAAAGAAGCGGTTGAAGGTCAAGACTTCTTCCCTCTTACAGTTAATTACCAAGAGCGTACTTACGCGGCAGGTAAAATTCCAGGTGGCTTCTTCAAGCGTGAAGGTCGTCCATCTGAAGGTGAGACACTGACAGCTCGTCTAATCGACCGTCCAATCCGTCCACTATTCCCAGATGCATTCAAAAACGAAGTTCAGGTTATTGCAACGGTTGTTTCTGTTAACCCGAACGTACAGCCAGACATCCCAACAATGATTGGTACGTCTGCAGCACTTGCTATCTCTGGTATCCCGTTCAACGGTCCTATCGGTGCAGCACGCGTTGGTCACATCGACGGTCAGCTTGTTCTTAACCCAAGCAACACTGAGCTAGAAACATCTAAGCTTGATCTTGTTGTTGCGGGTACTGAATCTGCAGTACTAATGGTTGAATCAGAAGCTGATAACCTAACTGAAGAAGAAATGCTATCTGCAGTTGTGTTCGGTCACGACCAACAGCAAACTGTCATCACTGCAATCAACGAGTTTGCAGCTGAAGTTGCTACTCCTGCTTGGGATTGGGTTGCTCCAGAAGAGAACACGGCTCTTAACGAGCGTATCGCAGAGCTAGCTGAAGCTAAGCTAGTTGAAGCGTACCAAATCACTGAAAAGATGGCTCGTTACGATCGAATTCACGCGATTGCCGCAGAAGTGAACGATGTTCTTCTTGCTGAAGATCCAGAAGCGAACACGAAAGAAATCCACACTATCTTCCACGATCTAGAGAAGACAGTTGTACGTCGCAGCATCATCGCGGGTAATCCACGTATCGATGGTCGTGAAAAAGACATGGTTCGTGCACTGGATGTACGCACTGGCGTTCTTCCACGTACTCACGGTTCTTCACTGTTCACTCGTGGTGAGACTCAGGCGCTAGTAACTGCGACTCTTGGTACGCAGCGTGATGCTCAAATCATCGATGAGCTAACTGGTGAGCGTAAAGATCACTTCCTACTACACTACAACTTCCCTCCATACTGTGTTGGCGAAACGGGTTTTGTAGGTTCTCCTAAGCGTCGTGAAATCGGTCACGGTAAACTGGCTAAGCGCGGTATCGCAGCAGTAATGCCTTCTGTTGAAGAATTCCCATACACAGTACGTGTTGTATCGGAAATCACTGAATCTAACGGTTCATCTTCAATGGCTTCTGTATGTGGTACGTCTCTAGCACTTATGGATGCTGGTGTACCAATCAAGTCTTCTGTTGCGGGTATCGCAATGGGTCTTGTTAAAGAAGGCGACGACTTCGTAGTTCTTTCTGACATCCTTGGTGACGAAGACCACCTAGGTGACATGGACTTTAAAGTAGCAGGTACTAACACTGGTATCACTGCACTTCAAATGGACATCAAGATCGAAGGTATCACTAAAGAGATCATGCAAATTGCTCTTAACCAAGCGCAAGGTGCACGTAAGCACATCCTTTCTGTAATGGATGAAGCTATCTCTGGTGCTCGTGAAGAGATCTCTGAGTTCGCTCCACGTATCCACACAATGAAGATCAGCGCAGACAAGATCAAAGACGTTATCGGTAAAGGTGGCGCGGTTATCCGTCAGCTAACTGAAGAAACTGGTACGACTATCGAGATCGAAGACGACGGTACTATCAAGATCGCGGCGACTGACGGTGACCAAGCGAAAGATGCGATCGCTCGTATCGAGGCTATCACAGCAGAAGTTGAAGTGGGTAAGATCTACACGGGTAAAGTTGCTCGTCTAGCAGACTTCGGCGCATTCGTAACGGTTCTTCCAGGTAAAGATGGTCTAGTACACATCTCTCAAATCGCTCAAGAGCGTGTTGAGAAAGTGACTGACTACCTGAAAGAAGGCCAAGAAGTTCAAGTTAAAGTACTTGAAATCGACCGCCAAGGCCGTGTACGTCTAAGCATGAAAGAAGCGGTAGAACAGCCAGCAGAAGCTGCGAATGAAAAAGCGGCACCTGACGCAGAATAA
- the ubiU gene encoding ubiquinone anaerobic biosynthesis protein UbiU has product MELLCPAGNLPALKTAIDCGADAVYIGFKDDTNARHFAGLNFTGKKLERAAQYVHDHNKKLHIALNTFAHPNGFERWTNAVDQAVDLGVDALIVADIAVLDYAANKYPDLELHLSVQASATNVAAIDFYHKNFNVKRVVLPRVLSIHQVKQLSRNMTSDVELEVFAFGSLCIMSEGRCYLSSYLTGESPNTVGACSPAKYVRWQETESGLESRLNDILIDRYAQGENAGYPTLCKGRFEAEVDGERKRYHALEEPTSLNTLSMLPELFAANVASVKIEGRQRSPAYVEQVTRTWREAIDMYQRNPEQYQVKPSWDSALANVSEGTQTTLGAYHRKWQ; this is encoded by the coding sequence ATGGAACTCTTATGCCCAGCAGGCAACTTACCTGCGCTAAAAACTGCAATTGATTGCGGTGCCGATGCCGTTTATATCGGCTTTAAAGACGATACCAATGCCCGCCATTTTGCGGGGTTGAACTTCACGGGTAAAAAGCTTGAACGTGCCGCGCAGTATGTTCATGACCACAATAAAAAGCTGCATATCGCCCTAAATACCTTTGCTCACCCAAATGGCTTTGAGCGCTGGACGAATGCCGTTGATCAGGCGGTAGACCTTGGTGTCGATGCATTGATCGTGGCCGATATCGCCGTACTGGATTATGCTGCAAACAAGTACCCAGATCTTGAATTGCATCTCTCAGTACAAGCCTCTGCGACCAACGTAGCGGCCATCGATTTCTACCACAAGAACTTCAATGTGAAGCGCGTGGTTCTACCTCGCGTGCTGTCGATTCATCAGGTCAAACAGCTATCTCGAAACATGACGTCAGATGTTGAACTTGAAGTGTTTGCGTTCGGCAGCCTGTGCATCATGTCTGAAGGACGTTGCTATCTTTCCTCTTATTTGACAGGCGAATCTCCGAACACGGTGGGCGCTTGTTCTCCGGCGAAATATGTGCGCTGGCAAGAGACGGAAAGCGGGTTAGAGTCACGTCTAAATGACATTCTAATCGACCGCTATGCACAAGGTGAAAACGCTGGCTACCCTACGCTTTGTAAGGGGCGTTTTGAAGCGGAAGTTGACGGTGAACGCAAGCGCTACCACGCCCTTGAGGAGCCAACTAGCCTAAATACCCTATCTATGTTGCCTGAGCTGTTTGCTGCAAATGTAGCATCAGTGAAAATTGAAGGTCGCCAACGCAGTCCTGCCTACGTCGAGCAGGTGACTCGCACCTGGCGAGAAGCCATTGATATGTACCAACGCAACCCAGAGCAATACCAAGTAAAACCAAGCTGGGATAGTGCTCTAGCCAACGTTTCTGAAGGCACACAAACGACACTCGGTGCTTACCACCGTAAGTGGCAATAA
- a CDS encoding MarR family winged helix-turn-helix transcriptional regulator, which yields MSIEVNLEKMERLTAKVWRSYCKEDPLSHLSFNEYDYLKTVQASLEPIRLTDLAKELEVSKPSATNMVKRLEKKGLVERLPCPDDARAKRVILTEKARIPLASETEIYGAVAEKLKVNLSQSEFASLNQLLTKALRPE from the coding sequence ATGTCTATAGAAGTCAATTTAGAGAAAATGGAGCGACTGACTGCTAAGGTCTGGCGCAGTTACTGTAAGGAAGATCCACTCTCGCATCTTAGTTTTAATGAGTATGACTATTTGAAGACGGTACAGGCTTCATTAGAACCAATACGCCTTACCGACCTCGCCAAGGAGTTAGAGGTGTCTAAACCTTCAGCAACCAACATGGTTAAGCGGTTGGAAAAGAAAGGGTTGGTGGAGCGCCTACCATGCCCAGATGATGCTCGCGCGAAAAGGGTGATACTGACTGAGAAAGCTCGCATTCCTTTGGCATCAGAAACGGAGATTTACGGCGCCGTTGCTGAAAAACTAAAAGTAAACCTCTCACAGAGTGAGTTTGCGTCGCTCAACCAGCTACTGACAAAGGCTCTGAGGCCTGAATAG
- a CDS encoding GNAT family N-acetyltransferase: protein MLIRTEAPADILAIDRLLKSVFETEAEANLVMALRENSRLTLSLVACSDEGEVIGHVLFSPVTLNGEDYAWQGLAPLAVAQSHQGQGIAKALVKEAFETLPDFGYPACVVLGDPNYYSKFGFSSASEEGLSCQWEVPEGAFQVKSLTADSIQTLLSGKSGVIEYSPEFLQL, encoded by the coding sequence ATGCTTATTCGAACTGAAGCACCCGCTGACATTCTTGCCATCGACCGTCTACTTAAGTCAGTGTTTGAGACAGAGGCGGAAGCAAACTTGGTGATGGCACTTCGCGAGAACAGTCGCTTGACGCTGTCGCTTGTGGCATGCAGTGACGAAGGGGAAGTGATCGGCCACGTGCTGTTCTCACCAGTAACACTCAATGGCGAAGACTATGCTTGGCAGGGTTTAGCTCCACTTGCTGTGGCTCAATCGCACCAAGGCCAAGGTATTGCAAAGGCTTTGGTAAAAGAAGCGTTCGAGACTCTACCAGACTTTGGCTATCCAGCGTGTGTGGTGCTTGGCGATCCGAATTACTATTCAAAGTTTGGCTTCAGTTCCGCAAGCGAAGAGGGATTGAGCTGTCAATGGGAAGTACCAGAAGGTGCATTCCAGGTAAAATCACTGACGGCAGACTCGATTCAGACTCTTCTTTCTGGTAAATCGGGTGTGATTGAGTACAGCCCAGAGTTTCTACAGCTTTAA
- a CDS encoding MATE family efflux transporter: MEQKSIYQQFWRYAIPTIAAMLVNGLYQVVDGIFIGQYMGGEGLAGINVAWPVISVILGLGMMVGVGTGALASIKQGENDLAGAKQALATGMMALFALSPIVAIALWQFADDMILLQGAQGRMYELAMQYLDILIVGGVFALGSIAVPFLLRNDDSPNMATLLMVLGAVINIALDYWFIALLGWELTGAALATAIAQAVVTVLGIGYFFTSRAKMRLTLKDFKFQFHLLPKIFSIGLASFFMYAYGSFMVAIHNALFAEYGSVTLVGAYAILGYIVAFYYLIAEGIANAMQPLLSYNYGARREDNMRKLFNVAMLSSVVGGAAFIGLLNLFPYQAVSVFNSSEPQLIEHTVMGIRLHLFSMFLDGFLVVAAAYYQAISYSRKALFVTLGNMLIQLPFLYVMPKLWGVTGVWIAYPLSNVALSLVVGVIIWRDIRKLQTNGYTAATA; this comes from the coding sequence ATGGAACAAAAATCAATCTATCAACAGTTTTGGCGCTATGCGATCCCAACCATTGCCGCCATGCTCGTCAACGGCTTGTATCAAGTCGTGGATGGGATATTCATTGGCCAGTATATGGGTGGGGAAGGCCTCGCGGGTATCAATGTCGCTTGGCCTGTTATCAGTGTCATCCTTGGACTTGGGATGATGGTCGGCGTGGGTACAGGCGCTTTGGCCTCAATCAAACAGGGTGAGAATGACCTTGCGGGTGCTAAACAGGCATTGGCAACCGGTATGATGGCCTTGTTCGCGCTAAGCCCTATTGTCGCGATTGCTTTGTGGCAATTTGCAGATGATATGATATTGCTTCAGGGCGCGCAGGGGCGCATGTATGAACTGGCGATGCAGTATCTCGATATACTCATTGTCGGTGGCGTATTTGCGCTTGGCTCCATCGCTGTCCCGTTTCTGCTGCGTAATGACGATAGCCCTAATATGGCGACTTTGCTCATGGTGCTGGGTGCGGTGATCAACATCGCCCTAGACTATTGGTTTATTGCTTTATTGGGGTGGGAGCTTACAGGGGCTGCACTGGCAACGGCCATCGCCCAAGCTGTCGTCACTGTGCTAGGTATTGGTTACTTCTTTACCTCGAGAGCCAAAATGCGCTTAACACTGAAGGACTTTAAGTTTCAGTTCCATTTGCTGCCTAAGATCTTTTCGATCGGCTTGGCGAGCTTCTTTATGTACGCTTATGGCTCATTTATGGTGGCGATACATAATGCACTCTTTGCAGAGTATGGCTCGGTGACCTTAGTCGGGGCTTATGCGATACTTGGTTATATCGTCGCATTCTACTATTTGATTGCCGAAGGCATTGCCAATGCGATGCAACCGCTGCTGAGCTACAACTACGGTGCGCGCCGTGAAGATAATATGCGTAAGCTGTTTAATGTCGCTATGTTAAGTTCAGTTGTAGGTGGCGCTGCATTTATCGGACTGTTAAATCTGTTCCCGTATCAGGCGGTATCGGTATTTAACTCATCAGAACCGCAGCTTATTGAACATACGGTGATGGGGATACGATTACATCTTTTCTCGATGTTCTTAGATGGATTTCTAGTCGTTGCCGCCGCTTACTATCAAGCGATAAGCTACAGCAGAAAGGCGCTATTTGTTACCTTAGGGAACATGCTGATTCAATTGCCATTTCTTTATGTGATGCCAAAACTCTGGGGAGTCACTGGTGTTTGGATTGCTTACCCGTTGTCAAACGTCGCGCTGAGCCTGGTGGTTGGCGTGATTATCTGGCGTGATATACGTAAGCTGCAAACCAATGGTTATACCGCAGCGACGGCTTAA
- the ubiT gene encoding ubiquinone anaerobic biosynthesis accessory factor UbiT: protein MLDKIRSQLVKNAAQILRSPVHFLPTKIQNKALLEGLKTVFKEALEDGDFEFLEQKWLKVHIRDLNLSWYISYNDETLVVSESVEQEDVSFSGNLNDLVLIAGRKEDPDTLFFQRRLSIEGDTELGLEVKNLMDSVDLDALPKPMLSALMHLAEFVHKGLQPAQGASEVPNAYSN from the coding sequence GTGTTAGACAAGATTCGAAGTCAACTAGTTAAAAACGCAGCACAAATTTTGCGATCTCCAGTCCATTTTCTGCCAACCAAAATTCAGAATAAAGCGCTGCTTGAAGGGCTAAAAACCGTTTTTAAAGAAGCACTTGAGGACGGTGACTTCGAGTTTTTAGAACAGAAGTGGTTGAAAGTTCATATTCGTGATCTAAACCTCAGTTGGTATATTTCCTACAACGATGAGACGCTCGTCGTTTCCGAATCTGTTGAGCAAGAAGACGTCAGTTTTAGCGGTAATCTGAATGACTTAGTCCTAATAGCGGGGCGTAAGGAAGACCCAGATACGCTGTTTTTCCAACGCCGTCTAAGCATTGAGGGTGATACCGAACTAGGCTTAGAAGTAAAGAACTTAATGGATAGTGTTGATCTTGACGCGCTTCCAAAACCAATGTTGTCAGCATTGATGCATCTTGCAGAGTTCGTTCATAAAGGATTGCAGCCAGCTCAAGGCGCAAGTGAGGTACCTAATGCTTATTCGAACTGA
- a CDS encoding DNA polymerase III subunit psi — MHNSTTLQLMGIQTWELTHPERMPNSAQATFSLTPSCQLLFVSAVKPEGELVSFFEKILKAMKLELDSVLHITPEQLGQLDAQSVPTWMWFAGDEHAADRFEHWMQLRDIPSKPKFLQSSYLAEIEGDDSQKRQLWNQIRAYN; from the coding sequence ATGCATAACAGCACCACGCTACAGCTGATGGGTATTCAAACTTGGGAGCTCACTCACCCAGAGAGAATGCCAAACAGTGCTCAAGCCACATTTTCACTCACTCCATCTTGCCAGCTGCTGTTTGTATCAGCCGTGAAGCCGGAGGGAGAGCTCGTCTCATTCTTTGAAAAAATCTTAAAGGCGATGAAGTTAGAGCTTGATAGTGTCTTGCACATCACGCCAGAACAGCTTGGTCAACTCGACGCGCAGTCTGTCCCGACTTGGATGTGGTTCGCAGGCGATGAACATGCTGCTGACCGTTTTGAGCACTGGATGCAACTGCGTGACATACCATCAAAACCTAAGTTTCTTCAATCGTCTTATTTGGCCGAAATCGAGGGTGACGACAGTCAAAAACGACAGCTTTGGAATCAAATTCGTGCCTACAACTGA
- the nlpI gene encoding lipoprotein NlpI codes for MKWFRILGLSLVAVVTGCASNSSTQDQQWLNPPMAVPLQANVQYEVQVARLTQLLQRSDLDNDVRAKMHFERGSYFNSLGMRDLAQLDFNQSLQLNPAQPVVFNQVGQYFTQIGDFDSAYEAFDSSLELDPANSYALRNRSIALYYGDRIPLAIEGMTRYYQEEPSDPYRALWLYIISREASPSEAAINLNKQYLSRNKDWGWILVALMLDQVSEEQAFQAILASSRDNNVLAERLTEVYFYLAKRHQIDGDFPTAVSLYKLAIAQNVYDFAEHKYAFLELTKIFEIVRAQQAEEAKKQQEEQANAEPSDA; via the coding sequence GTGAAGTGGTTTCGAATCTTAGGATTGAGTTTAGTGGCCGTCGTGACGGGTTGTGCATCCAACTCATCAACGCAAGATCAGCAGTGGTTAAATCCACCAATGGCAGTGCCTTTGCAAGCCAATGTTCAATATGAAGTACAGGTTGCAAGACTGACTCAGCTACTTCAACGCAGCGATCTTGATAATGACGTGCGTGCTAAAATGCACTTTGAGCGTGGTTCTTATTTCAATAGTCTAGGTATGCGTGATTTGGCGCAGCTTGATTTTAACCAATCGCTTCAGCTTAATCCTGCTCAGCCAGTGGTGTTCAACCAAGTTGGCCAATACTTCACGCAGATTGGTGATTTTGATTCAGCCTATGAAGCATTTGATTCAAGTTTAGAGCTGGATCCTGCCAACTCTTACGCGCTTCGTAACCGTTCTATCGCACTTTACTACGGGGACCGTATCCCTCTCGCTATCGAAGGCATGACGCGTTATTACCAAGAAGAGCCATCAGATCCATACCGCGCGTTATGGCTTTACATCATCTCTCGTGAAGCGAGTCCATCAGAAGCTGCGATTAACCTCAATAAGCAATATCTATCTCGCAATAAAGATTGGGGCTGGATCTTGGTCGCGCTGATGTTAGATCAAGTATCAGAAGAGCAGGCCTTCCAAGCGATTCTGGCAAGCAGCCGAGACAACAATGTATTGGCAGAGCGTTTGACAGAAGTGTACTTCTACCTTGCGAAGCGTCATCAAATCGACGGTGATTTCCCAACCGCCGTATCGTTATATAAGTTGGCAATCGCCCAAAACGTCTATGATTTTGCAGAGCATAAGTACGCATTCCTAGAGCTGACAAAAATCTTTGAAATCGTTAGAGCTCAACAAGCAGAAGAAGCGAAGAAACAGCAAGAAGAGCAAGCGAACGCAGAGCCTAGCGACGCCTAA
- a CDS encoding putative bifunctional diguanylate cyclase/phosphodiesterase, with product MSSKLLKEYFAKLTSNSPFFFAILDDEHRYWMVNDRYCDVAGLTHSDLVGMNDHEVLGARFYNHLKPYYERAFLGESIEAEVTLDESDIESSLHFSVSPIELNGVIEYIVFHAIDTSEKQIITRSLEESESKFLKLAELIPDGLLLVEDGCILSANPASARLFGYSSQSDLLGESLTRLLRNENDNQRVQLDLSQVDAKTPLTFSTSDYCGIQRRLSLHVDSANLFGANAHLILVQDLDEKPSPVAKNSHEDANIDALTKLYNRLGFTRCLEHFIEESTPFVMLYLDIDNFKNINDSLGHHIGDRVIQEVSARLKRYLPQHAVLAHLGGDEFGIILPEPDSNIAADELAEKIISLINQPFDLHHFSKRLACSIGSVQSPNDGNDARILLQNADTAMYEAKARGRNRLVKFNDQMNKEARMRLWLEIELQKALQQNGLEVWYQPKVNARDFSINGAEALVRWKHPVEGYISPASFIPVAEQAGLIESLGRVVMRDVFTTVKRWKLQGILPGRVAINLSPEQFGNPKLIDYMERLLRSTGLDPSCITFELTESAVMSNSEHTLQMLNSIKKLGFALSIDDFGTGYSSLSYLAHFPIDELKIDRAFIMDIDTLPKQLTVIENIINLGKSLNLSVVAEGVETRHQATLLSNLNCNSIQGFHFHRPQPKHEVEALFAQNRRHRN from the coding sequence ATGTCATCCAAATTGTTAAAGGAATACTTTGCTAAGTTAACATCCAATAGCCCTTTCTTTTTTGCTATTTTGGATGACGAGCACCGTTACTGGATGGTCAATGATCGCTATTGCGATGTCGCGGGACTTACCCACAGTGACCTGGTTGGCATGAATGACCACGAGGTTTTAGGCGCCCGTTTCTACAATCACCTCAAACCATACTACGAGCGTGCCTTTCTTGGTGAATCCATTGAAGCCGAAGTCACACTCGATGAATCAGATATCGAGTCTAGCCTTCACTTTAGCGTCTCTCCTATTGAACTCAATGGCGTAATCGAATACATCGTCTTCCATGCCATCGATACGTCAGAAAAGCAGATCATCACTCGCTCCCTAGAGGAATCCGAAAGCAAATTTTTAAAGCTTGCTGAGTTAATTCCCGATGGGTTGCTACTGGTTGAAGATGGCTGCATTTTGTCGGCAAACCCAGCTTCAGCACGCCTATTTGGCTACTCAAGTCAAAGCGACTTACTCGGAGAGTCACTAACACGACTCCTGCGCAACGAAAACGACAATCAACGAGTGCAACTTGACCTGAGTCAGGTCGACGCAAAGACACCACTTACCTTCTCAACCAGTGACTATTGCGGCATTCAACGCAGACTCTCATTGCATGTCGATAGTGCCAATCTATTTGGTGCCAATGCGCACCTAATATTAGTACAAGACCTTGATGAGAAACCGAGTCCTGTTGCAAAAAACAGTCATGAAGACGCGAATATCGACGCGCTCACCAAGCTGTATAACCGCCTCGGGTTTACACGCTGTTTGGAGCATTTTATTGAGGAAAGCACCCCGTTTGTGATGCTTTACCTTGATATCGACAATTTTAAGAATATTAATGACTCATTGGGTCACCATATCGGCGACCGAGTGATTCAAGAGGTCTCAGCACGCCTCAAACGCTACTTGCCTCAGCATGCGGTTCTCGCTCACCTTGGTGGCGATGAGTTTGGCATCATTCTGCCAGAGCCTGATAGCAACATTGCCGCTGATGAGCTAGCAGAGAAAATCATTAGCCTAATTAACCAACCCTTCGACCTACACCATTTCAGCAAACGACTCGCTTGCTCGATTGGTAGCGTCCAATCACCAAACGATGGCAATGATGCTCGCATCCTTCTGCAAAACGCCGATACCGCAATGTACGAAGCAAAGGCGCGTGGTCGTAACCGTTTGGTGAAGTTCAACGACCAAATGAACAAAGAAGCACGCATGCGCTTGTGGCTTGAGATCGAGCTCCAAAAAGCACTGCAACAAAATGGTCTTGAGGTATGGTATCAGCCTAAGGTGAACGCGCGTGACTTCAGCATTAATGGTGCTGAAGCGTTGGTGCGTTGGAAGCACCCTGTCGAAGGTTACATTAGTCCAGCATCTTTCATCCCTGTCGCCGAGCAAGCGGGCCTAATCGAGAGTTTAGGCCGAGTGGTTATGCGTGATGTCTTCACCACTGTGAAACGCTGGAAACTTCAAGGCATCTTGCCAGGCCGCGTCGCGATCAACCTATCGCCTGAGCAATTTGGCAACCCTAAGCTTATTGACTACATGGAGCGCTTACTGCGCAGCACCGGACTCGATCCTAGCTGTATCACCTTTGAGCTGACCGAAAGTGCGGTAATGAGTAACAGTGAACACACCTTGCAGATGCTCAACTCAATCAAGAAGCTTGGCTTTGCGCTCTCTATTGATGACTTTGGTACCGGGTACTCTTCGCTCTCTTACCTTGCGCACTTCCCTATCGATGAACTTAAGATAGACCGAGCGTTTATCATGGATATCGATACGCTGCCAAAACAGCTCACGGTGATCGAGAACATCATCAACCTAGGTAAATCACTGAATCTGTCTGTTGTTGCCGAAGGGGTCGAGACACGCCATCAAGCGACACTACTATCCAACTTAAACTGCAATTCGATTCAAGGTTTCCACTTCCATCGCCCACAACCAAAGCATGAAGTCGAAGCGCTATTTGCTCAAAACCGCCGACACAGAAACTAA
- a CDS encoding U32 family peptidase gives MKYALGPLLYFWPKQDVESFYEQAKSSSADIIYLGESVCSKRREMKPTHWFDIAKELSASGKQVVLSTMALLEAPSEVNIMKKYIDNGDFAIEANDVSAIQLASESKVPFVVGPAVNTYNARTLQLFAKQGMIRWCMPVELSREWLENAMNQADDLGIRGQFEVEVFSHGYLPLAYSARCFTARAENRAKDDCETCCIKYPTGLQVESQEGQSVFNLNGIQTQSGYQYNLINDLKSMEGLVDVVRLSPLGLDTFAEVDRFRANEDGSNPVASLDRQCNGYWHQIAGLDIKQI, from the coding sequence ATGAAGTATGCATTAGGGCCACTGTTGTACTTTTGGCCAAAGCAAGATGTAGAGAGCTTCTACGAACAAGCAAAATCAAGCTCTGCCGATATTATCTATCTAGGCGAGAGCGTGTGTTCTAAGCGCCGTGAAATGAAACCTACTCATTGGTTTGATATTGCTAAAGAGCTCAGCGCATCTGGTAAGCAAGTGGTGCTATCCACTATGGCACTACTCGAAGCGCCGAGTGAAGTGAATATCATGAAGAAGTACATCGATAACGGTGACTTTGCGATTGAAGCCAATGACGTATCCGCTATCCAACTTGCCAGTGAAAGTAAGGTACCATTTGTCGTCGGGCCAGCGGTGAACACCTACAACGCTCGCACGCTACAGTTGTTTGCTAAGCAAGGCATGATTCGTTGGTGTATGCCAGTGGAACTGTCACGCGAATGGCTAGAAAACGCCATGAACCAAGCAGACGACTTGGGCATTCGTGGTCAGTTCGAGGTGGAAGTATTTAGCCACGGTTATTTACCGCTCGCCTATTCTGCGCGCTGCTTCACTGCACGTGCGGAAAACCGTGCGAAAGATGACTGCGAAACCTGCTGTATTAAATACCCGACAGGCCTCCAAGTAGAGAGCCAAGAGGGCCAGTCGGTGTTCAACCTCAACGGTATCCAAACGCAATCTGGATATCAGTACAACCTAATCAACGATCTTAAGTCGATGGAAGGCCTGGTCGATGTTGTGCGTTTGAGCCCACTTGGACTGGATACCTTTGCTGAGGTTGACCGCTTCAGAGCCAATGAAGACGGCAGTAACCCAGTCGCCTCACTCGACCGTCAGTGCAACGGTTACTGGCATCAGATTGCTGGTCTCGATATTAAACAGATCTAG